The following are encoded together in the Planctobacterium marinum genome:
- a CDS encoding crotonase/enoyl-CoA hydratase family protein, translating into MSTTNNRVTCNIENGIANVQLNRPDKLNAIDMQMFRELDSTARKLKTNNEVRVVIVSGNGADFCSGIDVQSVLSNPKNAMKLLWKWLPWRANLAQRVSVNWRKLSVPVIMVLHGRCWGGGLQIALGGDFRIAHPETSMAIMENKWGLIPDMGGTLALREVMSADHAMELAMTARAVDAQYAKEIGLVSHVDANPQAKAQALAEELLNRNPDTIGHIKRFYQKAWHKNDGGLLASETRRQIQIISGKNQKIAVLRETKDPNKPWRT; encoded by the coding sequence ATGAGTACAACAAACAACAGGGTTACATGTAACATCGAAAATGGCATCGCTAACGTGCAATTGAACCGCCCAGATAAGCTCAATGCTATCGATATGCAGATGTTTAGGGAACTAGACAGTACTGCACGCAAGCTAAAAACTAACAACGAAGTTAGAGTGGTTATTGTCAGTGGCAACGGCGCTGATTTTTGCAGCGGTATTGATGTGCAGAGCGTACTATCCAATCCCAAAAACGCCATGAAACTACTGTGGAAATGGCTGCCATGGCGTGCCAATCTGGCGCAGCGGGTGAGCGTGAATTGGCGAAAGCTCAGCGTGCCCGTCATCATGGTACTACACGGACGATGCTGGGGTGGCGGATTACAGATAGCATTGGGTGGCGATTTTCGAATTGCTCATCCCGAAACAAGCATGGCAATTATGGAGAACAAATGGGGGCTCATTCCCGATATGGGCGGCACCCTGGCGCTCAGAGAGGTGATGTCTGCCGATCACGCAATGGAACTGGCGATGACAGCAAGAGCAGTAGATGCCCAATATGCTAAAGAGATCGGGCTGGTCAGCCATGTAGACGCAAACCCGCAAGCGAAAGCGCAGGCACTGGCAGAGGAATTGCTCAACCGAAACCCGGATACCATAGGCCACATCAAGCGCTTTTACCAAAAAGCCTGGCATAAAAATGATGGTGGTCTTTTAGCCTCCGAAACAAGGCGTCAGATCCAGATTATCAGTGGTAAAAATCAAAAAATTGCGGTGTTAAGAGAAACCAAGGATCCAAATAAGCCCTGGCGAACATAG
- a CDS encoding zinc-dependent metalloprotease has translation MELLMHNLYCQFHNILRLFYLLTLSLLAAPLQAEEKSKTLSAMTSYSDVKAGFIDVWYEPEEDKTYFRVPRQLGDFIYQTSLSHGLGSNDIGLDRGQLGDTRLVSFLRSGNKLLMQQKNTQYRATSDNPVEKKAIEDSFANAILWQFPLLDSDEEYWLVDASEFLLRDTHEVVDRLKGRKQGSFKLDLSRSSVDADSYKSFPHNTELEARLTFIGNAPGKYVRQVAIDPKNVSLRIRHSFVKLPEPGYEPLQYHSLSGYFDYSFQDYGKPINESLTQQWIPRHRLAKKTPGAEMSEAVEPIVYYLDAGVPEPVRSALLDGARWWNEAFEAIGYRDAFRVEVLPPDADPMDVRYNIIQWVHRATRGWSYGASVVDPRTGEIIKGHVSLGSLRIRQDYLIAQAMLSPFAESNHEDQALQQLAINRIKQLSAHEVGHTLGLAHNFAASAYDRASVMDYPHPLFELNSGKISVENAYTDSIGIWDRRAIAYAYSDFTGLDAEQQRAAMIQHNQANGYWFVSDADARDISDAHPYASLWDNGEDAVAELNRVMKLRHQALLNFGEASLHAGRPYSDLEEILIPLYYFHRYQAIAAGKFIGGVNYNYAVKGEVELVHGSVSAEQQNIAIKVLLKTLLPEFLNLPESVVQLIAPKAHEQYRTRESNHGEMGVVFDRFALANKSIQHTLNILLANERLMRLTQQAAADRNLPSVSQLLLNIHNTLFKKLYTGISAEIQVQTLSLINSNYLNKLHAADTPLTLKASYYEAVTTIHEKLKAMQGRSDINSVLKRFVNFEVFRLQQGISSESWQPVPLPQLPPGSPI, from the coding sequence ATGGAACTACTCATGCACAACTTGTATTGTCAATTTCACAATATCTTGCGCTTATTCTACTTGTTAACGTTGAGTTTGCTGGCTGCCCCGCTACAGGCTGAGGAAAAAAGTAAAACTCTGTCTGCCATGACATCATACTCAGATGTGAAAGCTGGATTTATTGATGTCTGGTATGAGCCGGAAGAGGATAAAACTTACTTTAGAGTGCCCAGGCAACTGGGGGATTTCATTTATCAAACCAGTTTGTCCCATGGTTTGGGCTCCAACGATATCGGATTGGACCGAGGACAATTAGGCGACACTCGGCTGGTTTCTTTTTTACGCTCGGGCAACAAACTCCTGATGCAACAAAAAAACACCCAATATCGCGCAACGTCAGATAACCCCGTAGAAAAAAAGGCGATTGAGGATTCATTTGCTAACGCAATTCTCTGGCAATTCCCGTTGCTCGACAGTGATGAGGAGTATTGGCTAGTGGATGCTTCTGAGTTTCTTCTTCGGGACACCCACGAAGTTGTAGACAGGCTCAAAGGGCGCAAACAAGGCAGTTTTAAGTTGGATTTATCACGGTCCAGTGTCGATGCGGACAGTTACAAATCTTTTCCCCACAATACCGAGTTAGAGGCTCGTCTGACCTTCATTGGTAACGCCCCGGGAAAATACGTTCGACAGGTTGCCATTGACCCTAAAAATGTGTCCTTGCGCATCCGCCACAGTTTTGTGAAATTACCAGAGCCCGGATACGAGCCACTGCAGTATCACTCTTTGAGTGGTTATTTTGACTATAGTTTTCAGGATTATGGCAAGCCGATTAATGAGTCGCTTACTCAGCAGTGGATACCGCGTCATCGACTTGCAAAAAAAACGCCGGGAGCTGAAATGTCTGAGGCCGTTGAACCCATCGTATATTACCTCGATGCAGGCGTACCTGAACCTGTCAGAAGTGCGCTTTTGGACGGTGCGCGTTGGTGGAATGAGGCGTTCGAGGCAATCGGTTATCGCGACGCTTTTCGCGTCGAGGTTCTGCCACCGGATGCCGATCCGATGGATGTACGTTACAACATCATTCAATGGGTTCACAGAGCGACGAGGGGCTGGTCCTATGGCGCCAGTGTTGTGGATCCTCGCACCGGAGAAATTATCAAGGGCCATGTTTCGTTAGGCTCGTTGCGCATTCGCCAGGATTACCTGATTGCGCAAGCGATGTTATCCCCTTTTGCTGAGTCTAATCATGAAGACCAGGCACTGCAACAACTGGCCATCAATCGCATTAAGCAGTTGTCCGCCCATGAGGTGGGACATACTTTGGGGCTGGCCCACAACTTTGCCGCCAGCGCCTATGACCGTGCTTCGGTAATGGATTATCCGCACCCGCTGTTTGAGTTAAACTCGGGCAAGATAAGTGTCGAGAATGCGTATACAGATAGCATTGGTATCTGGGATAGAAGAGCAATCGCTTATGCCTATTCGGATTTTACTGGCCTGGATGCAGAGCAACAAAGAGCAGCAATGATTCAGCACAATCAGGCAAATGGTTATTGGTTTGTCTCTGATGCCGATGCCAGAGATATTAGTGATGCTCATCCCTATGCCAGCCTTTGGGACAATGGTGAAGATGCGGTTGCAGAATTAAACCGCGTTATGAAATTGCGCCATCAAGCCTTGCTCAACTTCGGTGAAGCAAGCTTGCATGCCGGGCGGCCATATTCAGATCTTGAAGAGATATTGATCCCGCTTTATTACTTTCACCGCTATCAAGCCATTGCGGCAGGGAAGTTCATTGGCGGTGTGAATTACAACTATGCGGTTAAAGGTGAAGTAGAGCTTGTGCACGGCTCAGTGTCTGCAGAGCAGCAAAATATAGCCATAAAGGTTTTACTAAAGACCTTGCTACCTGAGTTTTTGAATTTACCTGAATCAGTAGTGCAGTTGATCGCGCCTAAGGCACACGAGCAATACCGAACCCGGGAAAGTAATCACGGAGAAATGGGGGTAGTATTTGACAGATTCGCACTGGCCAACAAGTCAATTCAACACACATTAAATATATTACTGGCTAATGAAAGGTTAATGCGCTTGACGCAACAGGCCGCCGCAGACCGAAACCTGCCATCGGTTTCCCAACTGTTATTAAATATCCATAATACCCTGTTCAAAAAGCTTTATACGGGCATCTCCGCTGAGATTCAGGTGCAAACCTTATCGCTGATCAATAGTAATTATCTCAATAAGCTGCATGCGGCAGATACTCCCTTAACATTGAAAGCGAGTTATTATGAAGCGGTCACTACAATCCACGAAAAGTTAAAGGCGATGCAAGGCCGCTCTGATATCAACAGTGTGCTTAAGCGGTTTGTTAATTTTGAGGTGTTTCGCCTACAGCAAGGCATATCATCAGAAAGTTGGCAACCAGTCCCGTTACCACAGTTGCCACCTGGCTCTCCAATATAA
- a CDS encoding YkvA family protein yields the protein MTIEINLELSDADLAHFKQLMQSAIEKNSGLSDQEILEKAQAVVSEMADSNQPEFVKSRVSSLADLIAAVQDEEWQMPEDEKKDIMTSLIYFSEPQDLVPDDIPVLGFLDDAIMIELVIQDMSLDLRSYRQFCSFRKTEEGRRGDAAKVDRESWLSGTRSEIRASMRKDRKSSGKRSFFRRVM from the coding sequence GTGACCATCGAAATTAATCTGGAATTATCAGACGCAGATTTAGCCCATTTTAAGCAACTAATGCAAAGTGCTATTGAAAAAAATAGCGGCTTATCGGATCAGGAGATCCTGGAAAAAGCGCAGGCTGTTGTGAGTGAGATGGCGGATTCCAACCAACCCGAGTTTGTAAAGTCGCGGGTAAGCTCTCTGGCTGACTTGATTGCCGCAGTGCAAGATGAAGAGTGGCAAATGCCAGAAGATGAAAAGAAAGATATCATGACCTCTTTGATCTACTTCAGTGAGCCACAGGATCTGGTACCTGACGATATTCCGGTATTAGGGTTCCTGGATGACGCAATTATGATTGAATTGGTTATTCAGGATATGTCCTTGGATTTGCGCTCTTACCGCCAATTTTGTAGCTTCAGAAAGACTGAAGAGGGACGTCGAGGTGATGCTGCGAAGGTTGATCGCGAGTCGTGGTTATCAGGCACGCGTTCAGAGATCCGCGCTTCCATGCGCAAAGATCGCAAATCATCCGGTAAACGCAGTTTTTTCAGACGCGTGATGTAA